Below is a genomic region from Ammonifex degensii KC4.
TGATGTAGTCCGCCGTCTTGATCACTTCCAGGTTGTGCTCGATGACGATCACCGTGTTACCCCCGTCCACCAGGCGGTGCAGCACGTCCAAAAGCTTGGCCACGTCGGCAAAGTGCAGGCCCGTGGTGGGCTCGTCTAGGATATAAAGGGTGCGACCCGTAGGCCGGCGGGAAAGCTCGGCGGCCAGCTTCACCCGTTGCGCCTCTCCGCCGGAAAGGGTGGTGGCCGGCTGGCCGAGCTTGATATAGCCCAGGCCCACATCTTGCAAGGTCTTCAGCTTACGGTAGATCTTCGGGAAGTTTTCAAAGAAGGCTAGGGCCTCGTCCACCGTCATGTCCAGCACGTCGGCGATGCTCTTCCCCCTGAACTTGACCTCCAGCGTCTCCCGGTTATAGCGCTTCCCCTTGCAGACGGCGCAGGGCACGTAAACGTCGGGAAGGAAGTGCATCTCTATCTTGACGATACCGTCCCCCCGGCAGGCCTCGCATCTGCCGCCCGGAACGTTGAAACTGAAGCGCCCCGGCTTGTAGCCCCGTACCTTGGCCTCCGGCAGCATGGCAAAAAGCTCCCGGATCTCAGTAAAAACACCGGTGTAGGTGGCCGGATTGGAGCGGGGGGTTCGACCTATGGGGGACTGGTCTACGTTGATCACCTTGTCCAGGTGCTCCAGGCCCTCCAGACGGTCGTAAGGACCGGGGAGCTCCCGCGCCCCGTGCAGTTCCCGGGCCAGCGCCCGATAGAGGATGTCGTTAACCAGGGTGCTCTTACCCGAGCCGGAAACGCCGGTGACGCAGATAAAAAGCCCTAGAGGAAAGGCCACGTCGATCCCCTTGAGGTTGTGGGCCCTGCATCCTTTGAGCTTGAGCCAGCGGTTGCCCGGCCGGCGCCGGGGGCGCAAGGGGATGCTTTTACGCCCGCTCAAGTACTGGCCGGTCAGGGAGGTAGGATGGCGCATGATCTCTGCCGGTGTCCCCGTGGCCACCACTTCTCCACCGTTGGCTCCTGCCCCCGGACCTATGTCGATAACGTAATCGGCCGCCAGGATGGTGTCCCGGTCGTGTTCCACCACGATGACCGTGTTACCTAAGTCCCGCAGGCCTTTCAAGGTCTTGAGCAGCCGGTCGTGGTCACGCGGGTGAAGCCCAATGCTGGGCTCGTCCAGGATGTAGATCACCCCTACCAGGCCCGAGCCGATCTGGGTGGCCAGGCGCAGGCGCTGCGCTTCTCCGCCGGAGAGGGTGTTGGCCGCCCGGTCCAGGGTGAGGTAGTCAAGGCCCACGTCCATGAGGAAGCCCAGCCGCGCCGTGAGCTCCTTCAATACCCGGGAGGCGATTATGCTTTCCCGTTCGTCGAGCTCCAACCGGTGGAAGAATTCCAGCGCCTCCCGCACCGAGAGGGTGGTCACCTCGTAGATGTTCTTACCTCCCACCTTAACGGCCAGGGCCTCCGGCCGGAGTCTGGCCCCCTTGCAGGCCTGGCAGGTGCGGGGGCGCATGAACTTCTCGATCTCGGCCCGCACCTGATCGGAGGTAGTCTCCCGGTAGCGGCGCATGAGGTAAGGAATGACCCCCTCAAAGGGAGCTACGTACTCCCGGCGCCGGCCGTAAAGATCGTAGTGCACAAAGCGGACCCTTTCTCCGCCGGTACCGTAAAGGATGATCTGCTGGTGGTCCGGCTCGAGTTGCTCGTAAGGGATGTCAAGGGGGATTCCGTAATGACGTGCCAGCCCCTCCAGCAGGTAAAACTGGTGGGTAAGCGCCGACCAGCCGGCCACTGCCCCTTCCTCCAGGGTGCGGCGGGGATCCACCAGCAACTCCGGATCGATCTCCGGAAGCGCTCCCAACCCCGTGCAGGCAGGGCAAGCCCCATAAGGGCTGTTGAAGGAGAAGAGCCGGGGAGAAAGCTCGGGCAGGCTCACGCCGCAGACAGGACAGGCGAAGAGGCTGGAGAAGAGGAGTTCTTCTCCTCCCTCCACCAGCACCAGCGCCAGTCCCTCGGCATACTTCAAGGCGGTCTCTAAAGCCTCGGCCAGACGGGAGCGGGCCGCCGGCTTCAATACCAGCCTATCTACCACCAGCTCTATGTTGTGCTTCCGGTTTTTATCAAGCTTGATTTCCTCCTCCAGCTCTACGATCTCCCCGTCCACCCGCACCCGCACGAACCCCTGCTTACGCGCCTCGGCAAACACGCGGGTGTGCTCCCCTTTTTTACCTCTCACCACCGGCGCCAGGACGTAAAGCCGGGTCCCCTCCGGGAGCTCCAGCAGGCGGTCCACCATCTGGGATACCGTCTGGCTGGCAATGGGACGGCCGCACTCGGGGCAGTGCGGGCGCCCCACCCGGGCGAAGAGCAGGCGCAAGTAGTCGTATATCTCGGTAACCGTGGCCACCGTGGAGCGAGGGTTGTGACTGGTGGTCTTCTGGTCGATGGAAATGGCCGGAGAAAGCCCTTCGATGCTGTCTACGTCAGGCTTATCCATTTGACCCAAAAACTGCCGGGCATAGGCGGAAAGGGATTCCACGTACCGCCTCTGTCCTTCGGCGTAGATGGTGTCGAAAGCCAGCGAAGACTTGCCCGAGCCGGAAAGCCCGGTGATGACCGTGAGCTTGTTTCGTGGTATGGCCACCGTTATGTTCTTTAAGTTGTGCACGCGCGCTCCGCGCACTATAATGGCGTCTTGCATGCCGCACACCTCTTTTTACTTCTACCCCTTCCTCCGCGCACCTCCACTCCCCGCGCCACGAGCTCCGCCCTGAGCTCCAGCCAGATGTCGCGCAGCTGCGCGGCCAACTCGAAATCCAGGCTCTTAGCCGCCTCGCGCATCTGTCGCTCGTAGGCCGCCGCTAGGGATTTGAGCTTGGAGGTGGGGAGCTCCTTGGGTCGGACTTCGTAAACGCCCTTCTCCTCCGCCACCTTGGTAGCCTCGATGACTTCCCGCACCGGTTTCTCTACCGTGCGGGGGACGATACCGTGCTTCTGGTTGTATTCTATTTGCAGGCGCCGGCGGCGCTCCGTTTCCTCTATGGCCCGGCGCATCGACTCGGTGATCCGGTCGGCGTAAAGGATCACCAGGCCGTTGACGTTGCGAGCCGCCCGCCCCGCTATCTGGATAAGCGAGCGCTCCGAACGCAGGTAGCCCTCTTTATCGGCGTCCAAGATGGCCACCAAGCTGACCTCGGGCAGGTCCAGCCCCTCGCGGAGCAGGTTTATTCCCACCAGGACGTCAAAAACCCCCAGGCGCAGATCCCGGATAATGGCCATGCGCTCTAAAGCGTCGATATCGGCGTGGAGGTACCGCACTTTCACCCCCATCTCCCGTAGGTAATCGGCCAGGTCCTCCGCCATCCGCTTGGTCAGGGTGGTCACCAGCACCCTCTCCCCTCGTGCCACCCGCGTCCTTATCTCCCCCAGTAAGTCGTCTATCTGCCCCTTGGTCGGCCGCACCACCATGGGGGGATCCACCAGGCCGGTGGGACGCACGATCTGCTCCACTATCTGCTCACTGTGCTCCAGTTCATAAGGACCGGGGGTGGCGGAGACGAAGATCACCTGGTTTACCCGCTCGATAAACTCCTCGAACTTGAGGGGGCGGTTGTCGAAGGCCGAGGGGAGCCGGAAACCGTACTCTACCAGGGACTCCTTGCGGGAACGGTCCCCCTCGTACATCCCGTGCAGCTGTGGCACGGTCACGTGCGACTCGTCGATGAAGACCAGGAAGTCTGGAGGGAAGTAGTCGAGCAGGGTGTAAGGGGGCTCGCCCGGCGCCCTGCCCGTCAAGTAGCGAGAGTAGTTTTCGATGCCCTTACAGTAGCCTACCTCCCGCAGCATTTCCAGATCGTAGCGCGTCCTGGTCTCCAGCCGCTGGGCCTCCAGAAGGCGCCCCTGAGCTTTGAACCAAGCTACCCGCTCGGCCAGTTCCTCCTCGATGGCCGCAATGATATTTTCCAGACGCTCCGGGGCGGTGACATAGTGGGTGGCCGGGAAGAAAGAAACGTGGTACCTCTCCCCTAGGATGTCGCCGGTCAGCGGGTCAAATTCCAGGATGCGCTCTACCTCGTCCCCGAAGAACTCCACCCGGATGGCCCTTTCGGAAGTGGAGGCGGGGAAAACGTCGAGCACATCCCCCCGCACCCTGAACTTACCCCGGGTGAAATCCCCTTCGGTGCGCTCGTAGCGGATGCGGACGAGCTTCCGCAGTATGCTATCGCGGTCGTAGCACTCTCCTCGCCGCAGGGAAACTACCTGATCGCGGTAATCTACCGGATTACCCAGGCTGTAGATGCAGGACACGCTGGCCACTACGATGACGTCGCGACGCTCCAGAACCGCTGCCGTGGCCGCGTGCCGGAGCTTGTCTATCTCTTCGTTGATGAGGGCGTCTTTCTCTATGTAGAGATCGGCCTGCGGCAGGTAGGCCTCCGGCTGATAGTAGTCGTAGTAGCTTATGAAATACTCCACCGCATTTTCCGGGAAGAATTCTTTGAACTCGCTGCAGAGCTGGGCCGCCAGGGTCTTGTTGGGAGCTATCACCAGGGTAGGCCGGTTGAGCTGGGCGATGACGTTGGCCATAGTAAAAGTTTTGCCCGAACCGGTAACTCCCAGCAGGGTCTGCATACGGTAACCTTTTCTGACCCCTTCCACCAGCTTGGCGATGGCCTGGGGCTGATCCCCTGCCGGAGCAAAGTCGGCCCTAAGCTTAAAAAGCCCCATATCCTGCCACCTGCCTCGACTTCATCCAAATTATTATAGCACGTACCCAGCAGTAAGGCAGGCTGCAGGGGAAGTTAAGAGTCAAAACTACCATTCTCCTTCCATCGTTCTCCCCTACAACAAAAAATTATGACCGCCGACCAAAAAGAAAAAAGGGCCAGGTCACCTGGCCTTAGGGATGGGGGTTGTATGTTAAAGTGTTGCCGGGATGGCGCAGTCTAGTCGTCCTTCTTCCTCTTCTTTAGGCTCTAGCTTCTGGAACCACTCCCAGAAGCGCTCCGGCTCTTCTGTGTCGAAGGCCATGACCAGATCCTTTTCCTTTACCAACACTACCCAGCCTTCCGGGCCGCTCACCTCGTACCACTTGGTTCCCGGAACCGGCCGCAACTTATACCCTGCCGCCTCCAGCAGAGCGAAGACGGCACTCAGCTTGGTCATGGGCCTCACCACCTTGCGGGCTTGCTGCCCGCCTACTTGTGAAAGATGACACTTTCATTATCCATAATAACCGGATCACTTCCTCTTGTCAACCATAATTTTTTGAACTTTTGAGGTTATTTTTTAGCTCCTCTATCCGTGCTTTCACCGTCACTGGCGCCGGGCCGCCTCTTAAAGTTCTTTTATCCAGGCTTTTCTCCAGCTTGACCGCCTCCAGCACGTCCTCCTCCACCAGCGGAGTGAAGCGCCGGAATTCTTCCAGGGAAAGCTCCTCCAGGTCCTTACCCTGCTCCAGGCAGTAGAGCACTATCTCCCCTACCACCCGGTGGGCCTCCCGGAAGGGAAGCCCCTTGCGTACTAAGTACTCTGCCAGGTCGGTGGCAGTAAGAAAGCCGCGGCGGGCAGCCGCCGCCATCTGCTCTCGTTTCACCTTCATGGTAGCCAGCATGGGCGGGAAGACTTCCAGGACAGCCTTCAAAGTGTCCACCGTGTCAAAAAGCAGGGGCTTGTCCTCCTGCAGGTCTTTGTTGTAGGTCAGGGGAAGGGCCTTGAGCAAAGTGGCCAGAGCGGTGAAGTTGCCTATTACCCGCGCCGTTTTGGCCCGGCAGAGCTCGGCCACGTCGGGATTCTTTTTCTGCGGCATCATGCTGGAGCCGGTTGTAAAGGCGTCGTCCAGCTCCACAAAGTCGAAGTAGGGGGTGCTCCACAAAATGAGCTCCTCCGCCAGGCGGCTGAGGTGTATCATTAGCAAAACGGCGGCCGCGCAAAACTCCACCACGAAATCGCGGTCGCTCACCGCATCCATGCTGTTCTCCGCCACCTTCTCGAAGCCCAGGAGTTCGGCTACGTACTCCCGGTCAAGGGGGAAAGTGCTTCCTGCCAGAGCGCCCGCTCCTAAGGGAAGCACGTTGGTGCGGCGGTAACAGTCGGCCAGCCGCTCATCGTCGCGGGTGAACATTTCGTAGTAGGCCAGCAGGTGGTGGGCCAGGGTGACCGGCTGGGCCGGCTGGAGGTGGGTGAAACCAGGCATCAAGGTGTGGCAGTGCTGCTCCGCCAGCTCCAAAAGCACTCGGCGCAGTTCCTGCAACCTTTCCCGGAGGTTGTTTATTTCTTCCCGCAGGTAAAGGCGCAGGTCGGTGACCACCAGATCGTTGCGGCTGCGCCCGGTATGGAGCTTCTTTCCTACTTCCCCTACTCGCTCCACCAGCAGCTGCTCCACCAGGGTATGCACATCCTCCACCCCCTCCAGCTGCACCTCTCCCCGCTTTAAGATGCGCCGCACTTCTTCCAGCCCGGCCAGCAGCTTTTCCTCTTCTTCCGGTGTCAGCACCCCTATTTTCCTCAGGCCCCGGACGTGGGCCTGGCTCACCTGGATTTCGTAAGGCCAGAGGCGAAAATCAAAGCTTATAGAGTCCTGAAAGGCCCGGACACGCGGGTCGGTCTCCTTGCGGAAGCGCCCTCCCCACAAAAGGCTCACTTGACCTTCCCCCTTAGCGCCTGTACCCAGAGGGGCAGGCCGAAGATCCGAATGAAGCCGCCGGCGTCCCGCTGATCGAAGAGTTCGTCGGCCTCGAAGGTGGCCAGGTCCTGCCGGTAAAGAGAGTAAGGAGAAGAAACTCCGGCTGGGTAGAGGTTCCCCTTGTAGAGCTTCAGGCGCACCGTGCCCGTGAGGTAAGGAGTGAGGGAGTTCACAAAGGCATCCAGCGCCTCTTTAAGCGGGGAGAACCACAGGCCGTCGTAGACCAGCTCCGCGTAGGTCTGTGCCACAATGTTCTTAAAGTGAAGGGTGGAACGATCTAGGACCAGGCGCTCGAGTTCCCGCAGAGCGTAGAAAAGAACCGTTCCGCCAGGTGTCTCGTAAACCCCCCGAGACTTGATGCCCACCAGACGGTTCTCCACCAGGTCCGCTATGCCCACCCCCTGCTCCCCGGCCAGCCGGTTGAGCTCCTCCAGCAGGGGTACGGGGGAAAGTTTTTGGCCGTTGAGCGCCACCGGCTCTCCTTTTTCAAAGGCAATTTCCAGGTAGAGAGGCTGGTCGGGAGCCTCTTCTGGCGGCTTTATCAACTGGAAAAGATCGCGGGGCGGCTCTTGAGCCGGGTCTTCCAAAACGCCTCCCTCGTGGCTCAAATGCCACAGGTTCTGGTCGCGGCTGTAAGGCTGGGAAGGAGTGGCGGGCACGGGGATACCCCGCGCTTCGGCGTAAGCCATGGCCTCGGTGCGCGAGCGGATCGACCACTCCCGCCAGGGAGCAATTACCTTAAGCTCGGGGGCCAAGGCCCTTACTCCCACCTCAAAACGCACCTGGTCGTTCCCTTTACCGGTGGCTCCGTGGGCCACCGCCTCCGCCCCTTCCTGCCGGGCCACTTCTACCAGCTTTTTAGCGATTAAGGGCCGGGCCATGGCCGTGCCCAGAAGATACTTGCCTTCGTAGATAGCTCCCGCTTTGAGCACGGGAAAGACGTACTCCCGCACGAACTCTTCCCGCGCATCGACAACGTAGGCCTTAGCGGCCCCGCTCCGCAGCGCCTTCTCTCTGATTGCCGCCAGATCCTCTCCCTGCCCCAGGTCCACCGTGAGAGCGATTACCTCGTAGCCGTAGTTTTCTTTAAGCCAGGGAATGATGATAGAGGTGTCAAGCCCCCCTGAGTAAGCCAGAACGACTTTTTTTACCATTTTTAGCCAAACCTCCCGGTCTAGATTAGAGCAACAGGGCCAGCAGGGCTTTCTGGACGTGCAGCCGGTTCTCGGCCTCCTCCCAGACCAGGCTGTGGGGGCCGTCGATTATCTCCGCCGTAACCTCTTCTCCCCGGTGCGCCGGCAAACAGTGAAGGAAGATGAAATCGGGCTTGGCATGAGACACCAGCTCCTCGTTCACCTGGTAAGGTAGAAAGACCTTCTTTTTGGTCTCCGCTTCTTCTTCCTGCCCCATGCTCACCCAGACGTCGGTCACCACCACGTCGGCCCCCTTCACCGCCTGCACCGGGTCTTCGGTTACCACTACCTCCGTGCCCCGGGCCGCCTCTTGAGCTCTGGCCACCACCGTCGGGTGCGGCGCGTACTGGGGCGGGGTGGCCACATAGATGGACATCCCCACCCGGGGACAGCCCAGAAGAAGGGAGTGACAGATGTTGTTGCCGTCCCCCACGTAGGCCAGCTTGAGCCCCGCCAGCCGCCCCTTGCTCTGCAGGATGGTGAGGAAATCGGCTAAGATCTGGCAGGGATGCTCCCAGGAGGTCAAGCCGTTTATTACCGGGATAGTGGCCGCCTCGGCCAGCTCCTCCACCTCTTCCTGCCGGAAGGTGCGGATGACACAACCGTCCACGTAGCGGGAAAGGACCCGGCCGGTATCGGCAATGCTCTCTCCCCGGCCCAGCTGCAGATCCTGGGCGTTTAAGTAAAGGGCGTACCCTCCTAGGTCGAACATGGCCACCTCAAAAGAGACCCTGGTTCGGGTGGAGGGCTTCTGAAAGATCATGGCCAAGCTCTTGCCAGCGCAGAAGGTGTGGGTCTCTCCCCTTTTTTTAGCTTCCTTAAGCTCGGCCGCGAAGCTTAAAAGACCCATAATCTCTTCGCTGGTAAAGTCAGCTATGGAGAGAAAGTCGCGGTGCCGAAAACGCTTGCGCAAAGAAGCGTACACTTACCTTTCCCCCCTTATTCCACGCAAACCAGAGCTTCCCGCAAGATCTCTAAAGCGCGGTCTATCTCCTCCTTGCCCACGATGAGCGGGGGAGCAAAGCGCAGGACTTGCTCTTTGACCGCGTTTAGTAAAAGTCCCCGCTTGAGGCACTCCGTAACCACTGCTCGGGCAGGAACGGCAGTCACCGCCCCCAGGAGCAAGCCCAGACCCCGCACTTCCTGAAGCTTACCGGTATCCTTCCCGATCTCTTCCAGCCGCTTCTTCAGGTACTCTCCTACTTCCTGCGCTCTATGCACCAGTCCCTCCTCCTCCAGCACCTCCAGCACCGCCAGGCTGGCCGAGGTGGCCAGGGGATTGCCCCCAAAAGTGGAGGCGTGGTCGCCGGGGGAGAAGGCCAGAGCCACCTCCTCCTTGGCCAGGATGGCGCCGATGGGGAACCCGCCTCCCAGCCCCTTGGCCAAGCAAACCACGTCGGCCTCCACGCCGTAGTGCTCCTGGGCCAAGAAGCGCCCGGTCCTCCCCACGCCCGTCTGCACCTCGTCGAAGATGAGGCAGGCTCCATGGCGGGAGGCTAGCTCCCTGGCCGCCCGCAGGAACTCCGGCGTGGCGGGAATCACTCCCCCCTCCCCCTGGATCGGTTCTAGAAGGATAGCCGCAGTCCTTTCCCCTACTGCTTCCTCCAGGGCTTCCGGGGAGTTATAGGGGATGTACCGGAAGCCGGGGAGTAAGGGTTCGAAGCCCTGGTGGTAGCGGGGTTGGCCGGTGGCGGTAAGCGCCCCGTAAGTGCGCCCGTGGAAGGAGTTACGGGCCACCACTATTTCGTACTTGTCCTCCCGTCCGCTGGTCGATCGGGCGTACTTGCGAGCCAGCTTCAGCGCCCCTTCCACCGCCTCGGCCCCGCTGTTGCAGAAGAAGACCCGCTGGTAAGGGGTAAGTTCCGTGAGGCGCTGTGCCAGTTTTACCTGGGGCCAGGTGTAGAAGAGGTTGGAGCAGTGCCATAGCTTCCCTGCCTGCTCCTTTACGGCCGCCACCACTTTGGGATGACAGTGCCCCACGCTGTTGACCGCTATGCCGGCCACAAAATCCAGGTACTCTTTTCCTTCCGCGTCCCAGACCCGCACCCCCTCGCCTTTGACCAGCACCACCGGCAGGCGAGCATAGGTGGGCATGAGCTTCTTTTCCGCCAGCTCTATGCAGGACAAAACCTTCCCCCCTTAGGGCACCACCATGGTGCCTATACCTTCGTCCGTGAAGACCTCCAGGAGGATAGCGTGCGGGATCCGCCCGTCCAGGATGTGGGCCCGCTTCACTCCCTCCTCCAGAGCCTCCCGACAGCACTCCAGCTTGGGTATCATACCCCCGCTCACCCGGCCGGAGGCCAGGAGCTGGGGGATATCGCCGAGGTGAATGGTGGAAATCACCGAGGTTTCGTCTTCCGGATTGCTCAAGATGCCGGGGACGTCAGTAAGAAGAATGAGTTTCTCGGCCTTAAGGGCTGCCGCTATCTTGCCGGCCACGGTATCGGCATTGATGTTAAGCCCTTCTCCCCGAGGGCCAAGACCTATGGGGGCCACCACCGGTATGTACCCCTGGGCGATGACGCTCAAAAGAAGCTCCGGATTTACCGACTTCACGCGCCCCACCAGTCCCAGGTCTTCCCCTTCTTCCTTCTCCGCCAGCAAGAGGTTGGCGTCCTTACCGCACAGGCCCACCGCCTTGCCCCCCAGCTGGTTGATGAAAGCGGCAATCTCTTTGTTTAGCCGCCCCAGGACCATCTCTACCACTTCCATGGTTTCTTCGTCAGTCACCCGGCGACCGTTAACAAAGACGCTCTCCTTGCCCAGCCGCTTGAGCATGCGCGAAATGTCAGGGCCGCCGCCGTGCACCAGCACCGGGTGCATGCCCACGTACTTCATGAGCACCACATCCGTCAGCACCGCCCGCTTGAGCTCGCAGTTGAGCATGGCGTGGCCCCCGTACTTTATCACCACGATTTTACCGTAAAAAGAACGGATGTAGGGCAGGGCCTCCACCAGAATTTTGGCCTTCTCCAGAGCCGACAACACCAAGGTTCTCCCTTACCTCCTCAGGTACGGTAGTGCGCGTTTATGCGTACGTAGTCGTAGGTCAGGTCGCAGCCCCAGGCCGTGGCCCGGGCCTCTCCAGCGCCGAGGTTTACACGGATGATCACCGGATCGGTGGAAAGGGCCGCCCGGGCCTCTTCTTCGTCGAAAGAGGTACCTTTACCCTCCGCCACCACCTGCACCGGACCCAGCCAGACCGCCACCTTTTCCGGATCAAAGCGCGCGCCCGAATAACCCAGGGCACATACTATGCGTCCCCAGTTGGGATCTTTACCGAAGACGGCTGCCTTTACCAGGTTGGAAGCGGCCACCGCCCGCGCCGCCCGCCGGGCCTCCTCCTTAGTACACGCCCCTTCTACCTGAACCTCGATAAGCCTGGTGGCTCCCTCCCCATCGCGCGCTATCTGCCGGGCTAAGGAAGCAGCTACTTCATAAAGGGCCTGCTTGAAGGTGGCGTAGGCAGGGCCCTCTTTTTCGATCATGGGATTGGAGGCCTGGCCGTTGGCCAGCACCAGCACCATGTCGTTGGTGCTGGTGTCCCCGTCCACCGTTATTAGGTTGAAGGTGTCTTCCACTACTTCCCGCAAAGCTAGCTTGAGGAGCTCGGGCGTTATAGCCACGTCGGTGGTGAGGAAGGCCAGCATGGTGGCCATGCAGGGATGGATCATTCCCGAGCCCTTGGCCATCCCTCCTATCCGGCAGGTAAAGCCCTCCAGGAGAAACTCCACCGCCGCCTCTTTGGGCACGGTGTCCGTGGTCATGATGGCCTCGGCCGCCGCCCTGTGTCCTTCGCGGCCTAACCCCTTCACCAACTCGGGTAAAGCCTTAAGGATCTTCTCTACCGGCAGCCGCTCTCCGATGATGCCCGTGGAGCTCACCAGCACCATCTCCTCCGGTAAGGAAAGAGCCTCGGCCGCCGCCCGAGCCATGAGCCTAGCATCCGCCAGCCCTTCCAGGCCTGTGCAGGCGTTGGCATTGCCGCTGTTAACAATGACCGCCTGGGCCTGTCCTTCGGCTACCCTGCTCTGGGTCAGGAGTACCGGAGCGGCTTTCACCCGGTTGGTGGTAAAAACCCCGGCCGCCGCCGCCGGTACTTCGCTCACCACTAAAGCCAGGTCCTTTTTGTACCTCTTGATTCCTGCCGCCACACCGTTGGCCAGAAAACCTTTCGGCGCTGTGACACCACCCTCTATCCAGATCACGGGTCTCTACCGCCTCCCCCCTTTACGGATAAATGCCAGAATCTTCTAGCCCCATCGTTTCTGGGAAACCGCAGATTAGATTGAAGTTTTGCACCGCCTGCCCGGCTGCTCCCTTTACCAGATTGTCCAGAGCGGCCAGCAGCACCGCCCGGCCGGTGCGCCCGTCGGCCACCGCCCCCAACTGCACCAAGTTCGAACCCCAGACGCTCTTGGTACGGGGGTAAACCCCGGCAGGCAGCACCTTAACAAAAGGCTCCTCCCGGTAGTACTCCCGGTAGGTGGCAAGCAGGTCTTCGGTCGTCACTCCCGGAGCCAACGGTGCATAGATGGTGGCCAGGATGCCCCGCGTCTGCGGGACTAAGTGGGGAACGAAGGTCAAGCGAACCTCTTTGCCCAGCTTGTCCTGTAGGATCTGCTCCATCTCCGGCGTATGCCGGTGCACTGCCACGTTGTAGGCTTGTACGTTCTCGTTGACCTCGGCGTACAGCATCTCCATCTTGGGCTGACGGCCGGCTCCCGAGACCCCCGACTTGGCATCCACTACTATCCCTTCCGGCAGGATCTGCCCCGCCTTAAGGAGAGGAACAAGAGCCAGCAGGACCGCCGTAGGATAACAGCCGGGGTTGGCCACCAGCCGGGCCGTTTTAATCCGGTCGCGGTAAAGCTCGGGCAGGCCGTAGACGGCCTCCCGCAAAAGTTCCGGTGCCCCGTGGGAGAGACCGTACCACCTTTCGTAAATGCTAGCCTCACGGAAGCGGAAATCGGCCCCCAGGTCGATGAGCTTCTTCCCCGCCTGCCAGGCCGCCCGGGCGTAAGATATCGCCTCCCCTGCCGGCAAGGCGGTAAAGAGGACGTCCACTTCCCGGACGAGCTCTTCCGGCGAAGCCGCTATTAGCTTTTCATCTTCCAGCCCCCAGAACTGGGGAAAAACCTCGGGCAAAGATTTCCCTGCGTGCGTACGGGCTGCCAGCAAACAAATTTTCGCTTCGGGGTGACGTCTGAAAAGGCGAATGAGCTCCGCACCGGTGTAGCCCGAAGCGCCGACGATCCCTACCCGAACCAAAAGCCTTCACCCCCTCCGCCGCTAATGGTACTAATTATACAGCTGGCTGCATAAAAATACAACAAGAAACTCTAGCGGGCAGGGCGCACCGCCAGGCGGCGGTAACGGTTGATGGCCGCCGCTATCTCATGCCGCCGGGGCCGGGCCATCTCCCCCGGGTGCTCTCCCTGCCGCCCGGCCAGCACATCCAGTCCCTCTCTCTCCACTTCTTCCTCCAGAAGCTCGAGAATTTCCCGCAGGGTGCGCTTCCCGTCGGCATACAAAGGTAACCGGCGCAAGATGACGGCAATGGCCCGAGTCTGCGCCGGATCCACCAACTGCTCCACCGCGCTCAAATCGATGG
It encodes:
- the argJ gene encoding bifunctional glutamate N-acetyltransferase/amino-acid acetyltransferase ArgJ — translated: MIWIEGGVTAPKGFLANGVAAGIKRYKKDLALVVSEVPAAAAGVFTTNRVKAAPVLLTQSRVAEGQAQAVIVNSGNANACTGLEGLADARLMARAAAEALSLPEEMVLVSSTGIIGERLPVEKILKALPELVKGLGREGHRAAAEAIMTTDTVPKEAAVEFLLEGFTCRIGGMAKGSGMIHPCMATMLAFLTTDVAITPELLKLALREVVEDTFNLITVDGDTSTNDMVLVLANGQASNPMIEKEGPAYATFKQALYEVAASLARQIARDGEGATRLIEVQVEGACTKEEARRAARAVAASNLVKAAVFGKDPNWGRIVCALGYSGARFDPEKVAVWLGPVQVVAEGKGTSFDEEEARAALSTDPVIIRVNLGAGEARATAWGCDLTYDYVRINAHYRT
- the argC gene encoding N-acetyl-gamma-glutamyl-phosphate reductase produces the protein MVRVGIVGASGYTGAELIRLFRRHPEAKICLLAARTHAGKSLPEVFPQFWGLEDEKLIAASPEELVREVDVLFTALPAGEAISYARAAWQAGKKLIDLGADFRFREASIYERWYGLSHGAPELLREAVYGLPELYRDRIKTARLVANPGCYPTAVLLALVPLLKAGQILPEGIVVDAKSGVSGAGRQPKMEMLYAEVNENVQAYNVAVHRHTPEMEQILQDKLGKEVRLTFVPHLVPQTRGILATIYAPLAPGVTTEDLLATYREYYREEPFVKVLPAGVYPRTKSVWGSNLVQLGAVADGRTGRAVLLAALDNLVKGAAGQAVQNFNLICGFPETMGLEDSGIYP
- the argF gene encoding ornithine carbamoyltransferase, which codes for MYASLRKRFRHRDFLSIADFTSEEIMGLLSFAAELKEAKKRGETHTFCAGKSLAMIFQKPSTRTRVSFEVAMFDLGGYALYLNAQDLQLGRGESIADTGRVLSRYVDGCVIRTFRQEEVEELAEAATIPVINGLTSWEHPCQILADFLTILQSKGRLAGLKLAYVGDGNNICHSLLLGCPRVGMSIYVATPPQYAPHPTVVARAQEAARGTEVVVTEDPVQAVKGADVVVTDVWVSMGQEEEAETKKKVFLPYQVNEELVSHAKPDFIFLHCLPAHRGEEVTAEIIDGPHSLVWEEAENRLHVQKALLALLL
- the argB gene encoding acetylglutamate kinase gives rise to the protein MLSALEKAKILVEALPYIRSFYGKIVVIKYGGHAMLNCELKRAVLTDVVLMKYVGMHPVLVHGGGPDISRMLKRLGKESVFVNGRRVTDEETMEVVEMVLGRLNKEIAAFINQLGGKAVGLCGKDANLLLAEKEEGEDLGLVGRVKSVNPELLLSVIAQGYIPVVAPIGLGPRGEGLNINADTVAGKIAAALKAEKLILLTDVPGILSNPEDETSVISTIHLGDIPQLLASGRVSGGMIPKLECCREALEEGVKRAHILDGRIPHAILLEVFTDEGIGTMVVP
- a CDS encoding acetylornithine transaminase, with translation MSCIELAEKKLMPTYARLPVVLVKGEGVRVWDAEGKEYLDFVAGIAVNSVGHCHPKVVAAVKEQAGKLWHCSNLFYTWPQVKLAQRLTELTPYQRVFFCNSGAEAVEGALKLARKYARSTSGREDKYEIVVARNSFHGRTYGALTATGQPRYHQGFEPLLPGFRYIPYNSPEALEEAVGERTAAILLEPIQGEGGVIPATPEFLRAARELASRHGACLIFDEVQTGVGRTGRFLAQEHYGVEADVVCLAKGLGGGFPIGAILAKEEVALAFSPGDHASTFGGNPLATSASLAVLEVLEEEGLVHRAQEVGEYLKKRLEEIGKDTGKLQEVRGLGLLLGAVTAVPARAVVTECLKRGLLLNAVKEQVLRFAPPLIVGKEEIDRALEILREALVCVE